Proteins encoded in a region of the Lepeophtheirus salmonis chromosome 6, UVic_Lsal_1.4, whole genome shotgun sequence genome:
- the LOC121119253 gene encoding uncharacterized protein, whose translation MVESGTTQHNFKFQIPGHEGVRPVLGYTGSGGIPLVKNEQFRELHHAHAHAHVQAHAHAQAQAQAQAQAHAHAQAQAHAHQQHTLHNHLHQGHHPVHHNEDPVRAPNPLEERQRLIKEMKRLRRKALETPESLERQRMRERERVRLKRSQETPEERRKRLEENKIRNRIRRANLTPEDLEIKRKHDRECARRRRAAKKAEKDAAKERMAFMNGPRMEQ comes from the coding sequence ATGGTAGAGAGTGGCACTACACAACACaattttaagtttcaaataCCTGGACATGAGGGCGTGAGGCCAGTATTGGGCTACACGGGATCAGGGGGCATCCCTTTAGTGAAGAATGAACAATTCAGGGAGCTTCATCATGCACATGCTCATGCTCATGTTCAAGCTCATGCTCACGCTCAAGCTCAGGCTCAAGCACAAGCTCAAGCTCATGCTCACGCTCAAGCTCAAGCTCATGCTCATCAACAACACACACTCCATAACCACCTTCATCAAGGGCATCACCCTGTGCACCATAACGAAGATCCCGTCAGAGCACCTAATCCCCTTGAAGAGAGACAAAGGTTGATTAAAGAAATGAAGCGTCTGCGACGAAAGGCTCTGGAAACCCCTGAAAGTCTTGAGAGACAGCGGATGAGGGAAAGAGAAAGAGTGAGACTGAAAAGGAGTCAGGAAACTCCGgaagagagaagaaaaagacTGGAGGAAAACAAGATACGGAATCGAATCCGAAGAGCGAATCTTACTCCAGAAGAtcttgaaattaaaagaaaacacGATAGAGAGTGTGCGAGAAGAAGGAGAGCTGCCAAAAAAGCGGAAAAGGATGCAGCCAAGGAGAGAATGGCATTTATGAATGGTCCTCGGATGGAGCagtga
- the lt gene encoding vacuolar protein sorting-associated protein 41 homolog: MEGEEETSSFSSSSSSSSNGNEDTEEPKLKYQRFCTEIIDEIRSLGDEITSSAIHSKFVILGTALGSQVLLDSEGNKLCSRTKNSSETSTKVKSLSIDSAGEFLISLSEDGVCLSSVMEFMDSSKIDLPKLQQQQAYEVAMDPIFNRSGRRFIVAGYSNVSLYEKTLFTSYRQTVISGGHSEGPFYTLRWGGLFVGWCSRKGIRIYDVISKETISIIKPPEDYRRNEIISRIIWITQTYLLVCQGSAVRVCTIKATSNDNGHSGLKPGSNSTIILPAHYVELSHTFIFNEYWVLGAAPLEETLFVVLALNKDVTQDRRPILMIVEPVSMSKYNIISSDVLSFKDCDNFKAKDYHLEFFPEDNNYLILSPNDVIVARLRDQDDHIDFLIETENYYEALNHAEENEKYLKRYTPDKIGMDYFTYLFSKCKYEEAAALCPRIFGQNCTLWEETIEKFALYNKISYVAPFLPSDITSSSIKLKPQIYEYVLIEFLNNDKQGFLELVMKWSPELYNVAAIVCSVVNKILVSPDDGVLHHSLATLFTYQKKYDKALAVYLKYGHPEVFTLIQSHGLVNMVVDKIDNLLELDYKKALALFLDNIDLLPPELIVKKIGYNLYLLEYLDAIKDNPLSWNFHGDLVVLYADFDPGKLLNFLQNSDHYPIQKALEVCEVRALTSERIYILARMGNMQLALRLIIIELADIHEAVSFCKKYDDPELWNYLIQLSLDKPYFINVLLHNIGTHVDPRILIMKIVNGQQIPGLRDSLVQIMWDYRLQVSLQEGCKRILNSDCYSLFSRSHKIRNRGMSLRSDVACGVCGLQLVENSGARTASSKDIVMFMCHHTFHLDCMSNKINCLLCHSSKTTNIYFNNN; this comes from the coding sequence ATGGAGGGTGAAGAGGAGACATCCAGTTTTAGTTCGAGTTCTAGCTCCAGTTCGAATGGAAATGAGGATACAGAGGAGCCTAAGTTGAAATATCAACGATTTTGCACAGAGATTATAGATGAGATCCGTAGCTTAGGAGATGAAATCACCTCCTCTGCAATTCATTCCAAATTTGTTATTCTTGGAACAGCCTTAGGATCCCAAGTGCTTTTGGACTCGGAAGGTAATAAACTATGTAGTCGAACGAAAAATAGCAGCGAAACCTCCACAAAAGTCAAATCCTTGTCCATTGATTCTGCGGGAGAGTTTTTAATTTCCCTATCCGAGGATGGAGTGTGTCTCAGTTCTGTCATGGAATTTATGGATTCCTCAAAGATTGACTTACCAAAGTTGCAGCAACAACAAGCCTATGAGGTGGCAATGGATCCTATATTTAATAGGTCTGGAAGACGATTCATTGTTGCTGGGTATTCAAATGTATCTTTGTACGAGAAAACGCTGTTTACCAGCTATCGACAAACTGTAATTAGTGGTGGACATAGCGAGGGTCCTTTTTATACACTTCGTTGGGGTGGATTGTTTGTTGGATGGTGCTCCAGAAAGGGAATCCGTATTTATGATGTGATATCCAAGGAAACGATATCTATTATAAAACCACCTGAGGACTATCGACGAAACGAAATTATCTCTCGAATTATATGGATTACGCAAACCTACCTTTTAGTGTGTCAAGGGTCTGCTGTCCGTGTGTGTACCATTAAGGCTACATCAAATGATAATGGTCATAGTGGTTTGAAGCCTGGATCAAATTCTACAATCATTCTTCCTGCTCATTATGTTGAATTAtctcatacttttatttttaatgaatactgGGTTCTTGGAGCTGCTCCTCTAGAAGAGACACTCTTTGTCGTATTGGCATTAAACAAAGATGTCACACAGGATAGAAGACCTATACTGATGATAGTGGAACCTGTTTCAATGTctaagtataatattatttcctcgGATGTGCTAAGTTTTAAAGATTGTGACAATTTCAAAGCTAAAGACTATCATTTGGAATTCTTTCCTGAGGATAACAACTATTTGATTTTGAGTCCCAACGATGTGATCGTTGCTCGTCTCAGAGATCAAGATGATCATATAGATTTCCTTattgaaacagaaaattattatGAGGCCCTAAATCATGCAGAAGAGAACGAAAAATACCTTAAGCGCTATACTCCAGATAAAATTGGAATGGactattttacttatttattttcgaaatgtAAGTACGAGGAAGCTGCTGCACTTTGTCCTCgcatttttggtcaaaattgtACTCTATGGGAGGAAACAATAGAGAAATTtgcattatataataaaatcagttaTGTGGCACCATTTTTGCCAAGTGATATAACATCATCATCAATTAAGTTAAAACCACAGATCTATGAGTATGttttaattgagtttttaaataatgataagcAAGGTTTTTTGGAGTTAGTGATGAAATGGTCGCCTGAGCTCTATAATGTTGCAGCCATAGTTTGCTCTGTAGTAAATAAAATTCTAGTATCCCCTGATGATGGAGTTCTTCATCATTCATTAGCAACGCTTTTTACCTACCAAAAAAAGTATGACAAAGCTCTGGCGGTCTATTTGAAATATGGTCATCCCGAAGTTTTTACGCTAATACAATCCCATGGGCTTGTTAACATGGTTGTGGATAAAATAGATAATCTCCTTGAATTAGATTATAAGAAAGCATTAGCCCTCTTTCTTGACAATATAGATTTATTACCTCCGGAattgattgttaaaaaaataggatataaCCTTTATCTTCTAGAATATTTAGATGCTATTAAGGACAACCCCCTTTCATGGAATTTTCATGGTGATCTAGTGGTTTTGTATGCAGATTTCGATCCTGGAAagcttttaaactttttacaaaattcagaTCATTATCCCATACAAAAGGCTCTGGAAGTATGCGAAGTGAGAGCTCTTACCTCTGAAAGGATTTACATTCTTGCGAGAATGGGAAACATGCAATTAGCTTTAAGGCTAATTATTATTGAGCTCGCAGATATTCATGAAGCTGTgtcattttgtaagaaatacGATGATCCTGAGTTATGGAATTATCTCATTCAGCTCTCTTTGGACAAACCATACTTTATAAATGTGCTCCTGCACAACATAGGTACCCACGTTGATCCTAGGATACTTATCATGAAAATTGTCAATGGGCAACAAATCCCTGGATTAAGGGATTCCCTTGTTCAAATAATGTGGGACTATCGACTTCAAGTTTCATTGCAAGAGGGTTGTAAGCGTATTCTTAATTCTGATTGTTATTCGTTATTCAGCCGAAGTCACAAAATACGCAATCGTGGTATGTCTCTGAGATCAGATGTTGCTTGTGGTGTTTGTGGATTGCAATTGGTTGAAAATAGTGGAGCAAGAACTGCCTCATCGAAGGATATTGTAATGTTTATGTGTCATCACACTTTTCACTTAGACTGtatgtcaaataaaatcaattgtttaCTCTGCCATTCAAGTAAAACCAccaatatatactttaataataattag